One window of the Nothobranchius furzeri strain GRZ-AD chromosome 3, NfurGRZ-RIMD1, whole genome shotgun sequence genome contains the following:
- the LOC129160897 gene encoding uncharacterized protein → MDGPNVNWKFLELLQEGLREQYEGRQLIVVGSCGLHTLHNVCKSGFSMWQLERVLKAMHVLFHNVPARREDFITLTASAKFPLAFCSHRWLENLPVAERALEMWASLTMYLDAVRMRKLPNPGTASFDTLETAQKDPLILAKLHFYIAVTRTFAPFLTRYQTDEPVMPFLATDLAELMKSVLRRLSREKS, encoded by the coding sequence ATGGATGGGCCCAATGTAAACTGGAAGTTTTTGGAGTTGCTTCAAGAAGGACTGCGTGAGCAGTATGAGGGGAGACAGCTGATTGTGGTTGGGAGCTGTGGCCTTCACACTCTACATAATGTCTGCAAAAGTGGTTTCTCTATGTGGCAGCTAGAGAGAGTTTTGAAAGCCATGCATGTTCTCTTCCATAATGTGCCAGCTAGGAGAGAGGACTTCATAACTTTGACAGCTTCTGCAAAGTTTCCACTTGCATTCTGTAGCCACCGATGGCTTGAAAACTTACCAGTAGCAGAGAGAGCCTTGGAGATGTGGGCATCTTTGACCATGTACCTGGATGCAGTCCGAATGAGGAAGCTACCAAATCCAGGAACTGCATCTTTTGACACACTTGAAACTGCTCAGAAAGACCCCCTTATCCTTGCAAAGCTACATTTCTACATTGCTGTTACCAGGACTTTCGCTCCTTTCTTGACAAGATATCAaactgatgaaccagtgatgccaTTCTTGGCCACAGACTTGGCAGAGTTGATGAAG